The proteins below come from a single Zea mays cultivar B73 chromosome 8, Zm-B73-REFERENCE-NAM-5.0, whole genome shotgun sequence genomic window:
- the LOC100282630 gene encoding VIP1 protein, giving the protein MENGDETLASPTAAAETDALNGGVAEEEQVPITHPAKSYVTLADDNPAPNGGVVKEEEGGAHTTAKSYAAVAAQAEIEDLRAAKLDLEEKLAEARRENKSLAEETHRSEGIFTQAREEVTIAEFAATSAEKEVASLRAEVERLDAVLRIEKGEHELDKQRHEKVAKEVDAVRQEKLKLEEEIRALKASATAAATTKEREAAPASEAPKEGEVAWLGMAVAAAAGAAGTAAIMLVYLRLKR; this is encoded by the coding sequence ATGGAGAACGGCGACGAAACCCTCGCCTCCCCCACGGCCGCCGCCGAGACGGACGCGCTCAACGGCGGCGTCGCGGAGGAGGAGCAGGTCCCCATCACCCACCCCGCAAAGTCCTACGTCACGCTCGCCGACGACAACCCCGCTCCTAACGGCGGCGTCGTGAAAGAGGAGGAGGGCGGTGCCCACACCACCGCGAAGTCCTACGCAGCTGTCGCCGCCCAAGCCGAGATCGAGGACCTCCGCGCCGCCAAGCTCGACCTGGAGGAGAAGCTCGCTGAGGCCCGCCGTGAGAACAAGTCCCTCGCCGAGGAGACGCACCGCAGCGAGGGGATCTTCACGCAGGCCCGGGAGGAGGTCACCATCGCCGAGTTCGCCGCCACCTCTGCCGAGAAGGAGGTCGCCtcgctccgcgcggaggtcgaacGCCTCGATGCTGTTCTCAGGATCGAGAAGGGCGAGCACGAGCTGGACAAGCAGAGACACGAGAAGGTCGCCAAGGAGGTGGATGCCGTGCGCCAGGAGAAGCTCAAGCTAGAGGAGGAGATCAGAGCCCTGAAGGcttccgccaccgccgccgccaccaccaaggAGAGGGAAGCTGCGCCGGCTTCTGAGGCCCCGAAGGAAGGGGAAGTCGCGTGGCTGGGGATGGCGGTGGCTGCGGCTGCCGGCGCCGCCGGCACGGCTGCCATCATGCTAGTTTATCTCCGCCTTAAGAGGTAG